A window of Vigna unguiculata cultivar IT97K-499-35 chromosome 4, ASM411807v1, whole genome shotgun sequence contains these coding sequences:
- the LOC114180823 gene encoding protein MAINTENANCE OF MERISTEMS-like yields MGETQAGVVWKQCDRERSHSCANQWWAIGAKSSTTKDYKMDDNRDGHVYLSQENKILFCHFCKTKFVGAINNRLSVQQKNYIQGTPFWWFPMVTDSVKISRKLLSLLCYNWVERRGGFRIGGQVVEFNLLDVCLGLGLRVLGERIDLNETISDSDTLNLFGGQTVTVELIYHYLLKYDYDVGGVEVFCRIYILLGISEFLLPNKKGIVFPIIFKLVDDIDNIGKYNWGTLVYEYLVSSLCIASLGLKNESAAKHFDVVGCVYLLQLWSFDHLLVCNTKLTCRMNKFPRLLHWMNVKVGDKVIMRSFDNKMCVVDVSVSDEELRHDVVKEAFKQFGNAYRNEEKKEKEEVLRLLEYEEGEIASMEHSISELEEMVAKVEGEVGNEDSPNDGCADDVFDDDDDEDDEICDDPPVKPHVDEEVVVNDDGGQHSNMYDRMKAQPRRRFKSVATRTPFSVYGNKKNAKRK; encoded by the exons ATGGGGGAGACTCAGGCCGGGGTGGTTTGGAA GCAGTGCGACAGGGAGAGGAGTCATAGTTGTGCAAATCAGTGGTGGGCTATCGGAGCGAAGTCGTCGACGACAAAG GATTACAAGATGGACGATAATCGTGATGGACATGTTTATTTGTCGCAGGAGAACAAG attttattttgtcatttctGCAAGACGAAGTTTGTAGGTGCTATAAACAATAGACTAAGTGTGCAACAGAAGAACTATATTCAAGGCACTCCATTTTGGTGGTTTCCCATGGTAACCGATTCGGTGAAGATTAGTAGGAAACTTTTGAGTCTGTTATGTTACAACTGGGTTGAGAGAAGGGGAGGTTTTCGTATTGGTGGGCAAGTCGTAGAATTTAATCTATTAGATGTTTGTTTGGGGTTAGGTTTGAGGGTTTTGGGTGAAAGAATTGATTTAAATGAGACCATTTCTGATAGTGACACTTTGAATCTTTTTGGTGGTCAAACAGTTACTGTGGAGTTGATATACCactatcttttgaaatacgatTATGATGTTGGTGGTGTGGAAGTCTTTTGCAGGATTTACATTTTGTTAGGGATATCAGAGTTCTTGTTGCCCAATAAAAAGGGTATTGTTTTCCCCATAATTTTTAAGCTAGTTGATGATATTGACAACATCGGCAAATATAATTGGGGAACATTAGTGTATGAGTATTTGGTTAGTAGCTTGTGCATTGCTTCATTGGGATTGAAGAACGAGTCAGCCGCAAAGCATTTTGATGTTGTGGGCTGTGTTTATTTGCTTCAG TTATGGTCATTTGATCATTTACTTGTGTGCAACACAAAGTTGACATGTCGGATGAACAAGTTTCCTCGACTTTTGCATTGGATGAATGTCAAAGTTGGTGACAAAGTGATAATGAGATCATTTGACAATAAAATG TGTGTTGTTGATGTGTCGGTGTCAGATGAAGAACTTCGTCACGATGTGGTTAAAGAAGCATTTAAACAATTTGGCAATGCGTacagaaatgaagaaaaaaaggagaaggaagaggTTCTTCGTCTCCTGGAGTACGAAGAAGGTGAGATAGCTAGTATGGAACATTCAATTTCTGAATTAGAAGAAATGGTTGCAAAAGTTGAGGGTGAGGTTGGAAATGAAGACTCCCCAAATGATGGTTGTGCTGATGATGTGTTtgatgatgacgatgatgaAGACGACGAAATTTGTGATGACCCTCCTGTTAAGCCGCATGTGGATGAAGAAGTTGTTGTAAACGATGACGGTGGTCAACATAGCAACATGTATGACCGTATGAAGGCCCAACCACGAAGGCGGTTCAAGAGTGTTGCGACAAGAACACCTTTTTCTGTTTACGGGAATAAGAAAAATGCGAAACGAAAATGA
- the LOC114180824 gene encoding protein FAR1-RELATED SEQUENCE 5-like, whose translation MEPYQSADNIPFEEHLEINIPNAQPEQVHVKSGLLHNDSADDITPKVHMCFDSLDDVKQFYKNYGIRSGFGIRTRTSARGEDNEINYIKLVCSREGNYVSAIPPELKTVPTKAKQCKASITAAKKDGQWFIRSVVTDHSHDISPKKSRLIRGNRKVDMHSRQTVETNDDAGVRINKSFRSLVSEAGGYENVNFIERDVRNYIGQQRRSLCKDGDGQALLRHFSKMRELNNDFFFEIDMDEDNRICNVFWADARSRAASEDFGDVVSFDTTYLTNKYDMPFAPFVGVNHHGHSILLGCGLVSAEDTRSFVWIFECWLRCMYNKPPKGIVTDQCKAMLNAIAQVFPSTKHRWCLWHIMKKVPEKLQGYTKYKSIKGELKRLVYDSVTVGEFELGWHAFIGQYDLSTNDWLTTLFDERHRWVPCYLKSQFWAGMSTTQRSEGLNAFFDGFINSGTTLQQFVVQYDNALRQKAEKEFEADFASSNTTVACGSQSLIERQFQVEYTHAKFAEVQNEFRGKINCFVKRVFEDGCLLKYAVKEEWLWEGKKYHRMHDVVLDTLITNIHCSCMLFEFRGIMCRHTLLTLRQEDIECVPEKYVLRRWSKNVRRRHSLIIAGYNRSNDDPRMQKYKVLCKRFYDLAEVACDSDASSTMLFNEMNSIAKGLGVPTKSNPFILSQEGDIEDNGGEHPCVTNCSNVRSPVHVKRKGRPRTNRLQSTVEKLSKKKKTSAGKNKSQRTSQEPIDVDVPLDSQCTQLTDEARIGPYIPNSGFMSLLTCMEAEIVNTQIRIMAANLSESVGENNVPAEAVAERTVLWTFTTINIHGQNFAYVDRHFSAAFENELQDQWTLVDTFGNTFVVTYNMDTLNPKLTNGWKDIENTYTDQLVDSYVQLRYVGGNRFQITCFVGLCEPHNKESFLLGAETHPGTALYAVKLTKSQAQASHLDLNVGFGDIIRSLQMDVVYLLGSRSGVECKLLVSRNNRSTKFGQGWRQFCVRNQLKEGDRLVFEVDHLQKQCIIEVFINGCNCDVAKSINLD comes from the exons ATGGAGCCATATCAGTCAGCAGATAACATCCCGTTCGAGGAACATTTGGAAATCAATATACCAAATGCGCAGCCTGAACAAGTACACGTCAAAAGTGGTCTGCTTCACAATGACTCCGCAGATGATATTACACCCAAAGTACACATGTGTTTTGATAGCTTAGATGATGTAAaacagttttataaaaattacgGTATTAGAAGCGGCTTTGGTATTCGGACGAGGACTTCAGCAAGGGGCGAAGACAATGAAATCAACTACATCAAGTTGGTGTGTTCACGGGAGGGAAATTATGTGTCCGCTATTCCCCCTGAATTGAAGACCGTCCCAACTAAAGCAAAACAGTGTAAAGCTTCAATCACTGCAGCAAAGAAAGACGGACAATGGTTCATTAGGAGCGTTGTAACTGATCACAGTCATGACATTAGTCCAAAGAAGTCAAGGCTAATACGGGGCAACCGTAAAGTTGACATGCATTCAAGGCAAACTGTTGAGACTAACGATGACGCTGGTGTCCGAATTAACAAAAGTTTCCGCTCTCTTGTCTCTGAAGCAGGTGGATATGAAAACGTTAACTTCATTGAGCGTGATGTTCGCAACTACATTGGTCAACAAAGGCGATCATTGTGTAAGGATGGGGATGGGCAGGCCCTTTTAcgacatttttcaaaaatgcGGGAATTAAACAAtgacttcttctttgaaattgacATGGACGAAGACAACCGTATATGTAATGTTTTTTGGGCCGATGCGCGCAGTAGAGCGGCATCTGAGGATTTTGGTGATGTTGTGTCTTTTGACACCACATATCTGACCAACAAATATGACATGCCTTTCGCTCCATTTGTAGGTGTTAATCACCATGGACACTCCATTTTATTAGGTTGTGGTCTAGTATCAGCTGAAGACACAAGGTCTTTCGTGTGGATTTTTGAATGCTGGCTTCGGTGCATGTATAACAAACCACCGAAAGGAATTGTTACCGACCAATGTAAGGCAATGCTTAATGCAATTGCACAAGTTTTCCCTAGTACCAAACATCGATGGTGTCTATGGCACATAATGAAAAAAGTCCCGGAAAAATTGCAAGGTTACACTAAATACAAATCTATCAAGGGTGAATTGAAAAGACTAGTGTATGATTCAGTCACGGTGGGAGAGTTTGAGTTGGGATGGCACGCTTTTATTGGACAATATGATTTGTCCACAAACGACTGGCTCACCACATTGTTTGACGAGAGACATCGTTGGGTTCCTTGCTACCTTAAAAGTCAGTTTTGGGCTGGAATGTCAACCACCCAAAGGAGTGAAGGCCTCAACGCTTTTTTTGATGGGTTCATTAATTCGGGAACTACTTTGCAACAATTTGTTGTGCAATATGACAACGCACTACGGCAAAAGGcagaaaaagaatttgaagCTGACTTTGCTTCATCCAATACCACTGTTGCATGTGGATCACAATCTCTTATTGAGAGGCAATTTCAAGTAGAGTACACACATGCAAAATTTGCGGAGGTCCAGAACGAATTTAGGGGAAAGATTAATTGTTTCGTCAAAAGGGTGTTCGAAGACGGATGTCTGCTTAAATATGCTGTAAAGGAAGAGTGGTTGTGGGAGGGAAAAAAATACCACAGAATGCATGATGTTGTGCTCGACACGCTGATAACCAATATCCATTGTAGTTGTATGTTGTTTGAGTTTAGGGGGATCATGTGTCGTCACACCTTGTTGACTCTTAGACAAGAAGACATTGAGTGCGTGCCAGAAAAATATGTTCTCCGTCGCTGGTCCAAAAATGTTAGGAGGAGGCATAGTTTGATAATAGCGGGATACAATAGAAGTAATGACGACCCACGGATGCAAAAATACAAAGTCTTATGCAAGAGGTTTTACGATTTAGCGGAGGTGGCATGTGACTCAGACGCTTCATCTACGATGTTGTTCAATGAGATGAATTCTATTGCTAAAGGACTAGGTGTCCCTACCAAATCTAATCCTTTTATACTTAGCCAAGAAGGTGACATTGAAGACAATGGGGGTGAACATCCATGTGTCACTAACTGCAGTAATGTTCGCAGCCCAGTACATGTTAAGAGGAAGGGGAGACCGAGAACTAACAGATTACAATCAACAGTGGAAAAGctatcaaagaaaaagaaaacgagtGCGGGCAAAAACAAGTCACAAAGAACTTCACAG GAACCTATTGACGTCGATGTGCCCTTAGACTCACAATGTACCCAACTGACAGACGAAGCCAGGATTGGACCATACATTCCGAACAGTGGTTTCATGTCGCTGCTGACATGTATGGAGGCAGAGATTGTTAACACTCAA ATTCGCATCATGGCCGCAAATTTGAGTGAAAGTGTGGGGGAAAACAATGTTCCAGCAGAAGCCGTTGCAGAGAGGACGGTATTGTGGACTTTCACAACCATCAACATTCATGGTCAG AACTTCGCCTATGTCGATCGTCATTTTTCGGCGGCATTTGAAAACGAACTACAGGACCAATGGACTTTAGTTGATACTTTTGGGAACACCTTTGTGGTGACTTACAACATGGATACATTGAACCCAAAATTAACTAATGGATGGAAAGACATAGAGAACACATACACTGACCAATTAGTGGACTCATATGTTCAGCTTCGTTACGTTGGAGGCAATCGCTTTCAAATAACTTGTTTTGTGGGCCTATGCGAACCACACAATAAGGAGTCGTTTTTGTTAGGTGCTGAAACGCACCCTGGGACAGCCCTATACGCTGTGAAGTTGACGAAATCTCAGGCACAAGCTAGCCATCTG GACCTCAACGTTGGTTTTGGTGACATCATAAGAAGCCTACAAATGGATGTGGTTTACCTTTTGGGATCAAGAAGTGGAGTAGAGTGCAAACTGCTGGTTTCCCGGAATAACAGATCAACCAAGTTTGGACAAGGGTGGAGGCAGTTCTGTGTTCGCAACCAATTGAAGGAAGGAGACAGACTTGTGTTTGAGGTTGACCATCTGCAGAAACAATGCATAATTGAGGTTTTCATCAATGGCTGCAATTGTGATGTGGCCAAGTCCATCAATTTAGACTAA
- the LOC114180825 gene encoding uncharacterized protein LOC114180825: MSGCLRVTERSFVHENVLAGVVCHHKDMDGECGLNEKARLRTFCQTKWIGQMNGIILDRHRQRIQGTPFKWCLDMQEPLKICNPLLLELLKRWLPAQESFRVMQRSIPFTCADICMSLGLSVVGLDVDFDKSVCGVVGGLLQDKIVTVKTIIEIIHSLVGSDSNEVDNVCRLYIFVCFAVFYFPRNSKTISNIPCSVLDDIDGLSNYNWGKAVHSFLVKSLSRGFLALGQTELCLSGAAQVLQIWAVERFSLGGPELQLIFPRILAWPEVHFKSRRIEKLFQESNICVEWRVREEDKQNIMIREALQLGDEAKSEKSHVDIKLASTKVLLQRLRTHRTRLRMMKDEMTLMREEISLRCDGGIQKGVQQEQDNDGDEVEVEDGERDTDEQLPADDGNVVEGSSGGDVGSGLDMNRASHGGISDEVEPLQAIVPYVPQQPQMTPFKVDYMKLYSSITVFGVPNRVVCNINGQILGTNECWGFGPGKKVDNMTHVLTDSRMMIVKRRQWTLRDYAAYFRAGLIVLEDILSADFLFAPIVNDDHWWCYVVNCKQKKLYVLDSIGHSNKNRRRIDNAVARNMGLLFGMLMKCSEDECPKFEVHCEITPIQPNLYDCGIIVLQMMELWDGEKKFDGNSMPNYTNEQLQLIRQQYIWRWILDVDNIYRQEVLQYYNALL; the protein is encoded by the exons ATGTCAG GTTGTTTGAGGGTCACTGAAAGATCCTTTGTCCATGAAAACGTATTGGCCGGTGTAGTATGTCATCACAAAGATATGGATGGTGAATGTGGATTGAATGAGAAG GCTCGATTGCGTACTTTTTGTCAGACAAAGTGGATTGGGCAGATGAATGGGATAATCTTAGATAGGCATCGCCAAAGGATTCAGGGTACACCATTCAAATGGTGTTTGGACATGCAAGAACCATTGAAGATATGTAACCCTCTATTGCTTGAGTTATTGAAGCGTTGGCTACCTGCTCAGGAATCATTTCGTGTAATGCAACGGTCAATTCCTTTTACCTGTGCGGACATTTGCATGTCTTTAGGGTTGTCGGTTGTTGGGTTAGATGTAGATTTTGATAAAAGTGTTTGTGGGGTTGTGGGTGGACTTTTGCAAGACAAAATAGTAACCGTTAAAACCATTATTGAAATAATTCACAGTTTGGTTGGTAGTGATTCTAATGAAGTTGATAACGTTTGTCGTTTGtacatatttgtttgttttgctGTGTTTTACTTCCctagaaattcaaaaacaattaGTAACATCCCTTGTAGTGTTTTAGATGATATAGATGGGCTGTCCAATTACAATTGGGGTAAGGCAGTTCatagttttttagttaaaaGTTTAAGTCGGGGGTTTCTGGCACTTGGGCAGACAGAGCTTTGCTTAAGTGGTGCAGCACAAGTGTTGCAG ATTTGGGCTGTAGAAAGGTTTTCATTGGGTGGCCCAGAATTGCAGTTAATTTTTCCGAGAATATTGGCGTGGCCGGAAGTTCACTTCAAGTCAAGACGGATTGAGAAGTTGTTCCAGGAGAGCAAc ATATGTGTGGAATGGAGGGTAAGAGAAGAAGACAAGCAAAATATTATGATTCGTGAAGCGTTGCAACTTGGAGACGAAGCAAAGTCTGAAAAATCGCATGTGGATATCAAGTTGGCTTCCACAAAAGTTCTGCTGCAGAGGCTGAGAACCCATAGAACACGGCTACGCATGATGAAGGACGAAATGACTTTGATGCGCGAAGAGATATCATTGCGATGTGATGGTGGAATTCAGAAGGGTGTGCAACAAGAGCAGGACAACGACGGTGAtgaggtggaggtggaggaTGGAGAGCGTGACACTGATGAACAACTTCCTGCTGATGACGGAAATGTCGTTGAAGGAAGTAGTGGTGGTGATGTGGGGAGTGGCCTTGATATGAACCGTGCATCCCATGGAGGCATTTCTGATGAAGTTGAACCGCTTCAAGCCATAGTTCCCTATGTTCCGCAACAGCCTCAAATGACTCCATTTAAAGTTGATTACATGAAGTTGTATAGCAGTATTACGGTTTTTGGTGTACCGAACAG GGTGGTCTGCAACATCAATGGGCAAATTCTGGGTACGAATGAGTGTTGGGGTTTTGGTCCTGGAAAGAAGGTGGACAATATG ACCCATGTACTGACTGACTCACGGATGATGATTGTTAAGAGACGTCAATGGACATTGAGAGACTACGCTGCCTACTTTCGTGCAGGCCTGATTGTGTTGGAGGACATTTTGTCTGCTGATTTT ttgttTGCTCCAATTGTGAATGACGATCATTGGTGGTGTTATGTCGTCAATTGTAAACAGAAGAAGTTGTACGTGCTTGATTCGATTGGCCACTCCAACAAAAATCGTAGAAGAATAGACAACGCAGTT GCTCGTAATATGGGATTACTTTTTGGGATGTTGATGAAGTGTTCGGAAGATGAGTGCCCAAAATTTGAAGTTCACTGCGAGATAACTCCCATTCAACCAAACTT aTACGATTGTGGCATTATTGTTCTTCAAATGATGGAGTTGTGGGATGGTGAGAAGAAATTTGATGGCAATAGCATGCCTAATTACACTAAT GAACAACTTCAACTGATTAGACAGCAATACATTTGGCGTTGGATCCTAGATGTTGACAATATCTACAGGCAAGAAGTCCTGCAGTACTACAACGCGCTTTTATAG